One stretch of Prionailurus viverrinus isolate Anna chromosome C1, UM_Priviv_1.0, whole genome shotgun sequence DNA includes these proteins:
- the MED18 gene encoding mediator of RNA polymerase II transcription subunit 18, producing the protein MEAPPVTMMPVTGGTINMMEYLLQGSVLDHSLESLIHRLRGLCDNMEPETFLDHEMVFLLKGQQASPFVLRARRSMDRGGAPWHLRYLGQPEMGDKNRHALVRNCVDIATSENLTDFLMEMGFRMDHEFVAKGHLFRKGIMKIMVYKIFRILVPGNTDSTEALSLSYLVELSVVAPAGQDMVSDDMRNFAEQLKPLVHLEKIDPKRLM; encoded by the exons ATGGAGGCACCTCCAGTCACCATGATGCCTGTCACTGGAGGCACCATTAATATGATGGAGTACCTGCTGCAAG GAAGCGTTTTAGATCACAGTTTGGAAAGCCTCATCCACCGCCTTCGTGGTTTGTGCGACAACATGGAACCCGAGACTTTCCTTGACCATGAGATGGTATTCCTCCTTAAGGGCCAGCAGGCCAGTCCGTTTGTTCTAAGGGCCCGGCGTTCTATGGATAGGGGAGGGGCACCCTGGCATCTGCGCTACCTGGGACAGCCAGAAATGGGAGACAAGAACCGCCATGCCCTGGTGCGAAATTGTGTGGACATTGCAACATCTGAGAACCTCACTGACTTCTTAATGGAAATGGGCTTCCGCATGGACCATGAGTTTGTCGCCAAGGGTCACTTATTTCGTAAGGGTATCATGAAGATTATGGTGTACAAGATCTTCCGCATCCTGGTGCCAGGAAACACAGACAGCACTGAGGCCTTGTCACTTTCTTATCTCGTGGAACTAAGTGTTGTCGCACCAGCTGGGCAGGACATGGTCTCTGATGACATGAGGAACTTTGCTGAGCAGCTGAAACCTCTGGTTCACCTAGAGAAAATAGACCCCAAAAGGCTCATGTGA